Proteins from one Mixophyes fleayi isolate aMixFle1 chromosome 9, aMixFle1.hap1, whole genome shotgun sequence genomic window:
- the LOC142102319 gene encoding C5a anaphylatoxin chemotactic receptor 1-like, producing MNLSDQFDMYIPIDNITQEDYDYSTDSIPTADTISPPSLVLLSPVQWVAMFLNIIVFVLGVPGNVLVVWITSFEMKTTVNTVWFLNLAVADLLCCLSLPFSIMAMALGYWPLRLFACKFFPSILLVNMYASVLLLTMISIDRCALVMMPVWCQNKRSVRKAYLACLVCWILAFMLSSPSFIFRYTRETRSGKEVCSYNYNMVGSHQEKVETFIAIFRLMLGFIIPLLVISACYGVLMRKVSGRFTQSNKTMKIVLVVIIGFFVCWLPYHVAGLILALNSSKSPIFRSTLTGDPILIAIAFINSCINPIIYVLMGQEFKSKFKRSIHFILQNVLADEMSQSSDPKRSKSTTETKNTEAIL from the coding sequence ATGAACTTATCTGATCAATTTGACATGTATATTCCTATTGATAATATCACTCAGGAAGACTATGACTATAGCACTGACAGCATTCCAACAGCAGACACAATCAGTCCACCGTCCCTGGTCCTGCTTTCCCCTGTTCAATGGGTTGCTATGTTCCTGAACATCATAGTTTTTGTGCTTGGTGTTCCTGGCAACGTGTTGGTTGTGTGGATAACTTCCTTTGAAATGAAAACCACAGTAAACACTGTGTGGTTCCTAAATCTGGCAGTGGCCGACCTCCTGTGCTGTCTCTCTCTGCCATTCAGCATCATGGCTATGGCCCTGGGATACTGGCCGCTACGCCTCTTTGCCTGTAAGTTTTTCCCTTCCATTCTGTTGGTCAATATGTATGCCAGTGTCCTCCTCCTCACTATGATCAGTATCGACCGATGTGCCTTAGTTATGATGCCTGTGTGGTGTCAGAACAAGAGGTCTGTGAGAAAGGCTTATTTGGCATGTCTGGTTTgctggatcctggcattcatgctAAGCAGCCCGTCGTTCATCTTTCGATATACACGGGAGACTAGGAGTGGGAAAGAAGTTTGTTCATACAACTATAATATGGTTGGATCCCACCAGGAAAAGGTAGAGACATTCATTGCCATTTTTCGTCTAATGTTGGGCTTTATCATCCCATTATTGGTCATCAGTGCATGCTACGGTGTATTGATGAGAAAGGTGAGCGGACGATTCACTCAGTCCAATAAGACAATGAAGATAGTCCTGGTAGTGATCATCGGGTTCTTTGTGTGTTGGTTACCTTACCATGTGGCAGGACTCATTCTGGCTCTGAATTCGAGCAAATCCCCAATATTCAGATCAACGCTAACAGGGGACCCAATATTAATTGCCATAGCCTTTATCAACAGCTGTATTAATCCAATAATTTATGTGCTAATGGGTCAAGAGTTCAAGAGCAAATTTAAGAGATCGATCCACTTTATTCTACAGAATGTCCTGGCAGATGAAATGAGCCAGTCGTCTGACCCCAAACGGTCAAAGTCAACAACTGAAACCAAGAACACAGAAGCTATCCTGTAG
- the LOC142101531 gene encoding C5a anaphylatoxin chemotactic receptor 1-like — translation MNFTIDNITQGNYDYSTDTIPTANTTSPPSLALLSPVQWIAMFLNIIVFVLGVPGNVLVVWITSFEMKTTVNTVWFLNLAVADLLCCLSLPFSIMAMALGYWPLRLFACKFFPSILLVNMYASVLLLTMISIDRCALVMMPVWCQNKRTVRKAYVACLVIWILALILSSPSFIFRYTRKTSSGYEICLFSYNMLGSHKEKVETFVAILRVMLGFIIPLLVISACYGVLMRKVSGRFTQSNKKMKIVLVVISGFFVCWLPYNVAGLILALDSIESPIFRSTRTVDPILVAIAFINSCMNPIIYVLMGQEFKSKFKRSIRFILQNVLADEMTQSSDPKRSKSATKMMNTEAIV, via the coding sequence ATGAATTTTACTATTGATAATATCACTCAAGGTAACTATGACTATAGCACTGACACCATTCCAACAGCAAACACAACCAGTCCACCGTCTCTGGCCCTGCTTTCCCCTGTTCAATGGATTGCTATGTTTCTGAACATCATAGTTTTTGTGCTTGGTGTTCCTGGCAACGTATTGGTTGTGTGGATAACTTCCTTTGAAATGAAAACCACAGTAAACACTGTGTGGTTCCTAAATCTGGCAGTGGCCGACCTCCTGTGCTGTCTCTCTCTGCCATTCAGCATCATGGCTATGGCCCTGGGATACTGGCCGCTACGCCTCTTTGCCTGTAAGTTTTTCCCTTCCATTCTGTTGGTCAATATGTATGCCAGTGTCCTCCTCCTCACTATGATCAGTATCGACCGATGTGCCTTAGTTATGATGCCTGTGTGGTGTCAGAACAAGAGGACTGTGAGAAAGGCTTATGTGGCATGTCTGGTTATCTGGATCCTGGCACTCATCCTAAGCAGCCCATCGTTCATCTTTCGATATACACGGAAGACTAGCAGTGGGTATGAAATTTGTTTATTCAGCTATAATATGCTTGGATCCCACAAGGAGAAGGTAGAGACATTCGTTGCCATTCTTCGTGTAATGTTGGGCTTTATCATCCCGTTATTGGTCATCAGTGCTTGCTACGGTGTATTGATGAGAAAGGTGAGCGGACGATTCACTCAGTCCAATAAGAAAATGAAGATAGTCCTGGTGGTGATCAGCGGGTTCTTTGTGTGTTGGTTACCTTACAATGTGGCAGGACTCATTCTGGCTCTGGATTCGATCGAATCACCAATATTCAGATCAACGCGAACAGTGGACCCAATTTTAGTTGCCATAGCCTTCATCAATAGCTGTATGAATCCAATAATTTATGTGCTAATGGGTCAAGAGTTCAAGAGCAAATTTAAAAGATCGATCCGCTTTATTCTACAGAATGTCCTGGCAGATGAAATGACCCAGTCGTCTGACCCCAAACGGTCAAAGTCAGCAACTAAAATGATGAACACAGA